The Vicia villosa cultivar HV-30 ecotype Madison, WI unplaced genomic scaffold, Vvil1.0 ctg.000068F_1_1_2_unsc, whole genome shotgun sequence DNA window GTTtctatatcattgtgattttaGCAGTAGTTTGGCTTCTTGTTTTGCAGCACGGTAAGAAAAGAAACTTGAAGCTACACCTGACGGGGCTGAGTTTCAAGAAAAGCTAACTCGTGTTGCCGCAATAAGTACCCACAAAATTTTCTCATAAGCTCCGGTTTGCTTTACAATTTTAGTAGGTATTATTTAACTGTATTTAATACTTCATTTGAGTAACCAATCACCACTGTCCTCAATGAGCTTAAAAATTCTTCTGTTTGCTCAGTTTCCAATTAGGATATACTTGGAACAATTTATTCGTGCGGTAAACCATCCTCCAGTGCAGGAACATATCAAAGAAATGCAATAAAGATACAAAGGAAGAAAGGTATATCTATTGCTTCTTAGTAAAGTGTTTAAATCATATAAGTTATTCTACTCCTTGGtcatatttattttgaaatatatccTGATAACATAACTGGACAGAATAACATAATGATAAAAAATACCAATACAAAGCTTAGTGTGAAAGCTAACTATGAACATATTCTACTAAGTGTCTTCTTTGGTATCATGGGccaaaaaattcaaaagaaaagatGGTTTATTGTTCATTATAGCAATGTCTTTATAGGCTAACTACTATACTAATACTAACATCTTTGTGGGTATCGAAGGTCTCATGAATGTATTGTGGAATTTGAAAGCGTGTAGAACATTACTGAGGACTAGTGTAGAACACGGTGAAGGTACCATTTCGAGCCTAGATGGCATAGGACAAAGAACTGCTTTACAAAACTCTGGTGGAGCTAAGATGTTTGAAATTGATGGAGAGCCTCTATTTGAGACTAAATCACTGCACGACATGATTCAGTTGTTTCACATAGCTCAGGTATGACTTGATAGGAACTAGGTACAATTCCTTAAAATTAAGCAGACATTTATTGTTTGTTATTTGCTTTTGAGCCTCTTGAAACAACCTCTTTATTTGACGAGCATAGCCCATCTTAAACAGGTGATGATTTGGTTTTATTGGTATCTTTATTGAAGTGGAGGGACGTGTAAATACAAATTCTGTTATGGATTTATTTGGGCTATTTTAGATGTTCAGGAATGCTATTTACATTGtagtttaaattaaatatataaaactacACGTTCTAACAGTGTCTGTTGACATGTTTGCCAAAGTATTGATGAGAATAATAGTGGAACAGTAAACAAGACATGGACACATACTAAATCTATGAGCTCTTTGTTTTGCAAGCACCAAAAATAACTTATGGATTCATTTTATGTTTATATGCTGTCATTGATGCCCATATCTAACACTAAGGTGAAACTGTACCTCTATTGTTACTCTGGTTGGTGATTTATTGTTAGACAAATGTAAATATTTCTAATTGCGTACAATTACATCTTATAAACTAGGTAGTTTTTTTTAGTGTACATGTATTATCTTGAAAGTGCAGGCAAAATCGAGCATGTTGATTGTGCTATTAGAGTTTGAACTCATGTTAGGTGTGAAAGAGATGTGTTCATTTTTAAAATGTtgaataattgtttatttttttgttGAACCTGTTGAGGTAAGCATTTATAAGTTTATAATTATAGTAAAGCGATATATAATTCACAGCCACTGGTAAAATATGTGGTTGATAATTGATACTTTTGACTTAAACTTTTGCTTTCTATTACCATTCGACATGTAATTTCTTTGGTCTGGTCCATGTTGGTATGAGGAATACTAGAGTCATCTCTTTATGCTAGTGGAAGATGTGTATTCTACAAGGAGTCTCTCTGCTGCTTCTGGTATGATCAAGAATTATTACGAGCTGTAGGGAAGATTCTGTTcatgaatgaaattgataattCTCAATCATATTAGTCATTTTGGTTAAGTCAATTGACCTTGAGAAATGATCTCAAAATGAGTAACAAGCTTGAGAATTTTCATATTCAGAAATCATTTTGGAATTTTATTAGATTTAGGGACCAATGGCAATGGAAACGATCATTTCTAAATTACAAGATTTTCAAATATAGGGACCAATGGCAATGATAGTGTTACTTTGACGAGAATTTTCACATTCAACTAATTAACCTTAAATCATTAGCTAatatatattttcttaatttCAAGTTATTACTTTAGTCTAATGTTGATGATTATTTTGCCTTTTTTGTCACACAGATGAGGAGCAGTTTTGTGCTAGAATCAAGATTTGTAGTTCATTGTTGGATTTGTAGTTCTTGGACTTTTATTAATCATTCAGTAGGTTTCAATAGCAATGATGCTACAATCTTGTCAACTTAATAGCGTTGGAATTGATTGAGCTTTGCAATGTAGAGACTTGACTTGTAATGTTCCTAACACATGTAAGGATTTGACttgtaatttctttttatttgaagatgaagagacttAAATGAGATGTAGAtgtttaagttttttattttaatagatGTTAATGGTCTTTTTAAAGATGTTAATTTGATTATGGATAATGTTGACataaggatatatatatatatatacatatatatatatatatatatatattatgttatgttatttttaaaatttatatcttGTTAAAACTATTGTTATTTAAGTCTAACAATAATTATTTATgaagttaataaaaaaattgattttttaattttgtaaaattgaaAGAATTTCATTCATTGCAACGGGGATAAACTGCTGTTGTAGCTCCCAAAACTGTCGCTATAGGGGCTGAAGAAGTGATGGATATATATCCTCTTGGAACGGCTTGAAAACTAGCAACGTTTATTAACCGTTGTGCTGGTTTCTAGCGAAAAATTTATGTAAAATATACCAATAGCAACGGTTGTAACATGAGAACGAAAAGAAACCGTTGCTTTTGAAAACCGTTCTAAAAAGATATAAAAAACAACGGTATCTACATGGCGTTGCGGTTGGTGCAAAAAACCGTTCCCAAAAGCTAAGACAACGCCTCAGTTCGGCACGGCCTAGAAACCGTTCTCGTAGACTATGGCAACGGTTTATTAAGGTTTCGCAACAGTTTTCAGCCGTTTTCGTAGGATCAAAATGTTGTAGTGTATTGCTCTTGCTGAGAAGAAGGTTGCTTTGATGATGAGGAAGCCATTGAAGAGGAAGAACTGAGATGTCTTTTAGGTTTAAGGTTTTGGTAGAGAcgaaagagagaagaaaaatgcataaacGGAGAAGGAGAGAAAAGAGGGAAAATGAAATTGAAACGAAAATAtaaagagacggatttgaaaGAAAATTCAATAGAATTCTGAATGAGGGACAgttacagaatatgaatcaatttcattaatgatgaatgaaattAATGGGGAGTAACataagatttgaaaagattttgcacagttacctagggcggtgtctcatcaactgcacgcatgcttgtcccttcagattagatgaacacgtggtcatcatcttggGGTAATTGGTGACacctgttttgctttaacagaagtttTGAGTCATACTAGGCACAATAAACGTTAGTGATAATAATTTCAGAGTGTCCTTATGAACAAAcacaatcagaacatctgataagaagaaaaaataaataagaacatATTCTTCAAACTGAAAACATATCAGAGCTTCACAAGCACTTCATTCTGGGCAAAAATCCATGccaatattcttcagaatgaatttaaatctatcttcagcaatgggttttgtaaatatatcatcccattgatggtatgtatctataaagtttaaagagagaacacccttctgaatatagtccctaataaaatgatgcTTAATCTCTACAtgcttagctttagaatgtaaaataggatttttagaaagacagatagcagaagtattatcacagaatataggaatgctactctcatatatttgatagtcttctagctgacttttcatccagagcatttgtgtactacatctagcagcagctacatattctgctttaGTTGTAGACAATGCAATTGTGGCttgtttcttgctgtaccaggagattagatttcttcccagaaactgacagcttccagaagtacttttcctttcaactctatctccagcgtagtcagcatcacaataacctactaagtcgaattcttcagatcttctgtaagacaaaccaacgttagtagtacctttcagatacctaagaattctcttaacagcagttaagtgagattctatgggatctgattggaatctagcacacaaacagacACTAAATAAGATGTCAggcctagaagcagtcagatagagaagagatcctatcatacctttGTAGGTCTTCTGATCtactttcttacttacctcatccttacctaaatttctagttggatgcattggagttttagCTTCCTTACAGTTTGATaatttaaacttcttcagaagttccttgacATACTTCTTCTGATGTATGTAAGACCCTTCAGAGGTTTGGTTTATTTGAATGCCTAGAAAGTATTTTagctctcccatcatgctcatttcaaattctgcctgcatagacttagcgaAATTCTTTCCAAGAGAGGCATTAGATgtaccaaaaataatatcatcaacataaatttgaaaaattaaaatatcctttttaaatgttttacataagagagttgtgtctacttttcctcttgtgaaaccattatctagaaggaaagaacttaatctttcataccaagctctgggagcttgcttcagaccatataatgattttttaagtttgaaaacatgttatggagacttagagtctccaaaaccaggaggttggtgaacataaatttcttcatctatataagcatttaaaaatgcactcttaacatccatctgataaagagtgatgttattttgagtggaaaatgaaattaataatcttatagactctaacctggaaactggtgcaaaggtttcattataatcaataccttcttgttgactataaccttgagcaaccagtctggctttgtttctgattacttcacctttttcatttagcttgtttctgaaaacttactttgttccaataatgttaaatcctttaggtcttggaaccagatcccacacatcatttcttgtaaactgatttaactcttcttgcattgcaataatccaatcagcatcttccagagcttcatCAACAgatgttggctcaatcaaagacactaatCCAAACAGAGACTATGTGttgttctttagaaatgatcttgttctgatgggatcatctttctttccaataatgacatcctCTGGATGAGCTGAGTtgattcttgaagatcttctAACTGCTGGTTCTTCAAATATTcttagattctctaaagaagcagcaacttgatcttctgaatcaTTCTTTCCTCTGGGCTCTTCATGATCTGGATCAAATATGTCTATATCTGCAAAGCTTACCATCAAATCTGacattgattgattcctcaactatcagagtttcagtattgtatactctgtagcccttagagcgttcagaatatccaagaagaaaacacttctgagctttggaatcaaacttgttcagatgatccttagtattcagaatataacaaatacatccaaaaggatggaaatatgaaatgttgggttttttgttcttccacaattcataaggagtcttatttagaaaaggtcttatggagattctattctgaatataacatgctgtgttaattgcttctgcccataaatgtttagccatattagtctcattcatcatggttctggccatttcttaaaGAGTCCAATTCTtttgttctacaactccattttgttgtggagttctaggacaagagaaatcatgggaaataccattttcttcgaaataaatttcaaagaatctgttctcaaattcgccaccatgatcacttctgacttttatgattttacactctttttcagattgaatctgtttgcagaaatcaaagaacacagaatgtgactcatccttatgttttaagaactttacccatgtccatctactgtaatcatctacaatgaccaatccatattttttgcctctgattgatgctgttttgattggaccaaacagatcaatatacagaagttctaaaggccttgaagaagaaacaacatttttagatttaaaagcagattttgaaaacttccctttctgacatgcttcacaaagagcatctgatttatatttctgATTAGGGAGACCTCTGatcagattgagtttgttaatctgagaaatttttctcatgctaacatgacccaatcttctatgccagacccactgctctccGTTAACAgaaagaaggcaagtaacctgctggtttttaagatctgaaagatcaatcttataaatgttgttctttctttttcctgtaaataggattgaaccATCCTTTTAACTAACAGCTCTAcaggactcttgattaaagattatgtcataaccattgtcacttaatttatttatggacaataaattatgagctaatccatcaactagcaaaacattaGTTATAAAGGGAGAATTACCAATACCAATGGTTCCAGAGCCTATGATCtttcccttctggttccctccaaactttacgtcTCCTCCAGATCTAActtccagactttggaacatagacctttttcctgtcatgtgtcgtgagcatccagagtccaggtaccatgacatgtttgtcctTTGTGCTGTTAAGGAGATCtgcaaaatgaattattttatccttaggtacccacattctcttgggtcctttggggttagtttttctcacgttctgattgaactgaggtttTGCATAAGAAGTATCATAATGTGCAACAGAATATTTCCTAGTGTGCGTGACATGGAAATTCCTAGGATGTGATGTGTATTTAATATCATGTGAATGTCCATACTGAAATTGTTAATACAACGGTTTGTATTCAATAACCATCTTGTCAACAGGTTCCAGTTTATGTGGAACATTGCCCTCATATTCTATACCTATTCTTTTATTTCCactaacaccatatatcatagaggccatCTGACTTCTAtctatacttctagatagaaattcCCTGAAACTCaaatcatattctttaagaatattgtcaGTGCTTGGAATAGAAGTATCTGGACTAGAAGATGTTTTTAGAGTTTCAACATCTTTtgttagttttaaaactttttcgttGAGTCCAGAATTTTCTATCTCaagtttcttagtttcagatgcaaaagcCTTTTTGagacttttgtatttgatactaagtttactTTTCATTTCAAGAAGTTCTGAAAGACTAGAAACAAGTTCTTCTCTAGTtagatcagaaaatacctcttcagaatctgagtcagaggcagattcttcttcaccatctaCAGTTGCCATGAATGCTATATTTGCTTGATCATCTTCAGAGTCAGACTCTTGATCAgaggaatctgagtcatcccaagtagccatcatACCTTTCTTCTTCTCAAATCTTTTTCTGGGTTTTTCTCTttgaagcttaggacattcattcttgaagtgtcctggttctttgcattcataacatactATGCTTTTCTTTCCATATCttttgtgtccagaagattctcccttttcaggtttcttgaagcttttaaatCTTCTTTGCTtgtttttccagagttgatttactcttttagaaagaagagataactcatcttcttcttcagactcTGAGTCGTCAGAtctttcttctttagcctgaaaagcgttagtacaatttttattgttagattttaaagcaatagatttacctttcctttgaggttcatttgcgtcaagttcaatttcatgactccttagaGCGCTTATTAGCTCTTCAAGGGATACTTTGTTCAGATTCTTAGCTATCTTGAAagctgtaaccattggtccccatcttctgggcaaacttctgattatcttcttgacatgatcagctttagtGTATCCGTTGTCTAGAACTCTCAGTCCAGCTATCAGATTATGGAATctagaaaacattgcttcaatattttcatcatcttccatcttgaaagcCTCATATTTCTAGATGAGAGCCAGAGCAGTTTCTCTTGGGCTGACAAGTTCCTTTCATAGGCGCGAGAATGTGACCATTGaacagctctgcatttaatgctttgcgtgtacagtacatgttgcatttaatgttacatgcttttgtcaactaccttgagccttgcttCAACTTTTttttctgactttgccttttgtagccatgcttgtaacattccttttgtcagacacACAGACTAGCCTGTCTAGcttttcatcattttctttcttctggaATCAGACTTTGTGATTTGCTTTGTTCATCAGAGTTTCCAGCGATTGGTGCAAGTTATAACTTCAGCGCTTCAGACTATGGAAGTTCCTTAGAGCGTGATAATTTTAGAGCTTCAGAGCTTGCTTCTAATAATCATGATCTGATAACttcaagaccatgttctgatgtcttcaagaccatgttctgatgtagccatccagaacatcTGGGTCAGAGCATCTGAGAGATaagatattgcatactcttttacacttttcctgaaatggaaaaagtaacttattagagtaccacattgtcttatacaaaattcatttctaatgttatcatcaaaactagaaaatatgatcagaacatttcatgttctaacactaTTAGCTAACCATATTtatttttgtgtaagcaagatattatataagggagaactaagggttctccaacctgtttACACGAGGAACGGGCAAAACccgacaaaaaagaaaattaccaTCCAATTAAAACTACGAGTGAAATAATAATGGATCTTTACTAAACTCGTAAAAGGAATAATTAGAATGAGTAATTTTCCCGCAAAAAAGAAATAATAGCTAATCATATTTATGATGTGGTATTCCTTGGTTATGGTTGAATTTTAATTCAaagatttttttcaaaattgactttttaatattaaaagttaatttttttaaaaaataattttttgagactaataatatttaatattaattttttttatgtgtgaTAAGTTTGGTAAAATATAAATTGAtcgtaaaaaaaattacttttaacgtgaatattattgttgaataaatCATCATGTTATCAAAATTACTTTTTAACGTGAATATTACTGTCGAATAGATCATCATGTTATGTTTAGAAAAACATCACAACGATTTGTTTTtataatcattaaaaataataaaacaaaaggaGTACTTTagcaagtttgccaagtgtcacTCCCTTATGCTTTCTaacaatttctttccattctatttATAGTAACTTCTAATTACttctttatattttaaatttttattttttatattatttagttATATTTATTTGTATGATTATTCTGTTTTGGGAATCTAAACTTTAGTTATTATGATACACGAGAAGTATTTACTGCTTGGACAATTGGGAAGCTCAAACGTCAGTTTCATCTCCCCTTCACCCAGAAAACAAACTTTCTGTTGgaatcttttgtttctttttatacACAAAATTAATTCAGACCTTTGTTTCTTTTTATACACAAAATTAATGTAATTGCTACTCAAGTATATTACCAAGGCTACTACTATCATTAATAATTTACCATCAACTTTTCATATTCTAAAATCTACAAATAGTGTGAAACCTCTAAATCAAAACTAATCTCCCATCGATCTCCAAgcgactctctctctctctctctctctctctctcactctttcATTTCCTTTTTCTCTGCTTCacttttgcaacaaaaaaaaaacaaaacaaaaaacagaaCCATCGATCTCCCATCCCTCTCTCTCAATTTAGTTTTTCAAAGACACATTAACACAATCAAACACCAACAAACACACATACAAAACCAATACCCTCACCCCCACAAACCCAATAATCCCCCATTTCTCATTGTTTTTCAGAGGCTTTACAGAGTACAAGATTTCGAAATGGAAATTGTGAAATATTTGATTACTACATCACCAATGCGAGACGAAATAAGCCTAGGTATGTTTACTTCTGATTCtgcttcttcctcttcttatgaTCTTCTGCGTTGTAGGTCAGTTGTGTTTTGTGTTGGTGTATGCGTGAGATGTAGGATTCAAATGGCGTGGTTGTATGAATCTGTGCGGTAGTGAGGGTGAAATGTGAGGGGCTTCGTAAAATATGTTGGCTTGAAGTTGTCTTGTGGTTTGtgagattttgtttttttttttttatttttcacccGAGGTTTGTATGTATATAAGTATGATAATGCGAGAGGCTTTGAATTGTACGGTGGCTACAAGTTATTTTATGGTTTGTGAGATTTTCATTTTTGTATTTTTCACCTGaaatttgtatatatttattAGTTACAGATTCAAATTTAGCTTCTTTTATTTGGAGTTGTTACTCTTTTATATGATTGAGTTGAATTCACATCGTGTAGCATACGGAGATTTAATTGAAATGCTATTAGGACATAAAGTAACTCATTTGGCTTTGAGAGCACTTGGAATCAATCAAGTGGTTTAATCTATTTTGCTTGAAGATGACTTGatctataatatttatttatgaattttttttccaGCACAAAAGTATGTACAATGTGATGGCTATTAATGTGGTTTGTATTGATTTAgttgtatttattttattgattgaGTTTAAGTGGTTGATTGGTTAAGAAAGGAAGCTTATTGTGTTTAGTTGGTTTattaaagatttgatttttcttaGAAAAATCAAGAATTGTAATGTTTATGGCTGATTGTCTCGATGGATTTCATATAATGGATTCCAAAACAAATGTCTttgttgtaatttatttttttctcatgCCATATCATATAATTCAATTCATtaaatttaatcaattattatCAATTTTAGTTTTGTTCTTAAATCATTTACATTTAATGTAATTATAGTAtgttatattttctaatttttgttaataaattaaacaattaattttaatttcaatattatatgatttttgtaaatttattaattttacaaaACTGTGATTTTAATAATTGTCACCTTAACAATTCTTATTTAGAAGTgattatttaattgaaatattaggtatacaattattttttttgtatttataacaaatgttttgttttaaattttaaatttagatcaattctaatttttttataactcATTACAATACATCATATATCTAagtcatatatttttttaatttcaacatAAAGAAAAACCCAAAGACACGTGCATACATATCAAAATTTATTAACAttttacaaaagaaaatattaacattaaaacaaaaaaataataacaaaaatataatttttcaagatcttgcaaagaaaatttattaattttaaaaactattgtgtatttctcattttaattatggTGTATTTCATGTTGTCTGAATTAGAAGAACTCAAATATTTCAAATATGTTGtttgtgttgttttttattttctcttttttctgattttttctaTTAAATCCTCTTGGAATAAGaggaaataatttaaataaatgaattagAAAGTATTTTTTTAACATACAAAATTTTAACTCGTGCCACGCACGGGTATACACACTAGTGCTATCATACAATAGAAAAAGTAAGATGAgtactttggcaagtttgccacttGGCATTCTCTCATGCTTTcttctatattttattatttttataaaaggaaagtttgaattaattaaatattattatttaattaattattttactattttgttaataCTAATAATAACCAGATTCACCTAGGACAATTCAATAGTCATATTTGAGAGATTTTTATATCGAGAAGCAAATTAACTTGGGAGAAGCAAATAAAAACCGAATAATTAACGTGGGAGAAGCAAATAAATGGTTCAGTTTTTTTTTGTTATCTATACAATTACAATGGATCAAGACCATTCATGCTTCAGACCATTCATTTCTTCATGCCTCTTCTCTCTTATTTCTTCAGACCACACAATTTTAGAACTCTTTATCTTCCTTAAAACCCTTTCATAATAAGATTTGTGTATTTTGATTACTCGATCTCGCTAGGGAATATGGTGATTTTTTACCTTCTTCTTCCCCCTCCACCAACAACCGCGACACTCCTTCCGCTGTCGTAGAAGTAAAGTAGATGACAAAAGGGTTTCTACACCGGTGAGATTGTTTCCCGCAGATTCCGAGAAAATCATTTGCAATCTAACATCGTGATGACATTCAATGGTTTCTGATCTAAAATGATTTTCGGCAAtatctcttttttatttaattttttttcagatTATGATGTAATTGAATATAATACTGAATGGAAAAAACTTGACA harbors:
- the LOC131623461 gene encoding uncharacterized protein LOC131623461; the encoded protein is MNVLWNLKACRTLLRTSVEHGEGTISSLDGIGQRTALQNSGGAKMFEIDGEPLFETKSLHDMIQLFHIAQMRSSFVLESRFVVHCWICSSWTFINHSVGFNSNDATILST